In the genome of Nakaseomyces glabratus chromosome K, complete sequence, the window aaaagaaaatattttcagTGTAACTAACGTAGACCTAATGAATCAACTTTCAACCCATGAAATAGCATCCACGGAACAAATGCGTGTAGCCTAGAGAATAACTCAAGGAGaaatcattttttttcggTTCTTCTAAATGAATGGGTTGACAAGCAAGTAAGCCAGATCCAGCATTAAGAAAACTTACTGCCTCCATTTCTGAGACGAATTAGAATTCCACTTCTTAGAATTAATTGCTAATCCcccttttcttctttcacTCCCATCTAATGGCAAATGATATTACTACTGCGGATTTTGCACTATGGCCTGAACCATCCTTGTGAAGAAAGTGGTAGCACATCGTTGCAGTTCCTCAGAACATCTAGTAGAGTGGCAAAGGTATAATGACGTATGCCAGTTGGGGGAGGGCAAGGAAGGCTCTTTTTAGTATCCAAAACCGAATTAGAGTTTTGCCGTAGAAGCTGGTCTTGTTCCTTCCAAGGTTGCGATTGGTAAATGTTGATTGCGTGTGTGTGTCTTTGGTAACAACGAAAATCcctcaaaataaaatattccTCTGCCCGTCTTTCTGTGTAAAAAAAGGGCTTCTTCATCCCATGGGGCTAAAAAAGGGCACTGCAAAGTGGATTTTGGAATTACTGTAGTTGGGTTCTCAAGTTCAATATTAGAAAAAGGGGTGGTGGATCAAGCGATAAAAAGAAGCCCTAAAGATATCTATGTGTCTATGCGGTGTGTTTTTTCCTCTCCATCCAATGTCGCACACGGATATACCGTACTCAAAGggtcttttttttagttaGTTTACTCGATTTAGATATTGTGGAGATAGGGTTTTCTTGGATTGTAAACCCTAAAAAGGTTTCAAATATAACTAGTAGTCAGGTTCTACCTGTTCTCTGCTGTATTTGCTTGCATTACATAGATTGATACATCGTCACTTGTGTGTttggaaagaaagaaaaaaatgagatGCTTATTATACAACCTCACGGTGTATCATATGATCATCCGTAAATGTGgagtgaaaaatttttcttcgttgataatttcttctcttcttcagttcAAGAAAGTTTGTGCGACAGGTATTCAGCGATGAGCAATGAGCGATGAGCTAGCAAAGGTATTGCATTGTTTGTGAGCGAGCTCATCGAAAATGCTTAATCTTCCTTTTGCCAATGGTAGTATAAATAGTGAAGTAAGATGCTATCTTCGAATACACATTAATATAGTTGTATTATTAGCTATCAGTTTATATCTTATCTtgtagaagaaaaaagtaattTACAATTGATGGATGTAGTGAGGGGAAATGATTTGGAACTATGCTACTCTTAGATTGAGTTAGCTTTGTGTTCTTGAACTTCATTGTTTACCATCAGAGATATTTTGAGTCTGAATGTTCGTTATATCAGGTTGGAAGatatgaaacaaaaaaaaatgtcaaaagaaaatattggtGTCCATTTTACATCCAAGCCCGCTATCAAGCaagttatattttattttatgcATATGCTCGTTGAAACTAGTTGTGTATTGGTTATAACAATGGAGTGAGTCTCCTAGCAAGAATTTGTTACagataagaaaaaatattgtcTGGTCCTATACACTTTATCTCTACAGGATTGTTGACTTTTgagtttttcaattgttttctGATCCGCCTGATTTAATGCTGTGtagcttttttttattggaTACACTGTCTGATCTAGCGTAGGTCCACAGTACGTTTCACCTCCATATAGTGCAATGGGCTTCAAGTCTAGAATAGTCATTGTTAAAGGTGTATTCAGTAGTATCAGATTCATACATTTTTACCTTATCTGTTGTTCGAGTTAGgatatttttctcttccaTTACTTTCCTATACAATAATGTTGACGTTAGGGTATTGTGTAATATATTCTACGGTATTTCTTGTGGTTGGTATTGGATTGAGATGGGTTCAACATTAatgttttatttctttttgtttcttttctacCTGGGAATTATTCAGTTTGAAGATCGGGTGAgcaatttttgaagttaCTGAGCATAGGACCTCGATTGTAAGGGTAGTACCTTATTAATTTTTCTGCACTGACTGATATCATAGAGTCAAATATCCCGTTTAATCGCTCTTCTATTAGAAACTCTGTTTTCACTATAATAGCTTGCAGTTTCATACCCGGGAGAAAttcatttcattatcttATTATATTCCACATACCTCAAGTCTCTCTTTTACATATTGTATATGTGGTAGCCTTCAGTCGAGTAATGTAGGTCTCTTGAGTTTAATTGAAGCCACTCTTGGGTATCTAAGAGTTGTGATAAAGTAGATTTCTTATTTTCTCGAAATTGCAAAACTAGCAGTCTGCTACATAAAATTGTgcatataatataaaattgttCAATTTGCGAACGTGTAGAAcatatcaaagaaataatacgctaaaaaattaattagaaaatcaaaaacaaaatatggACTATAAAATGgattagaaaaaaaagataatgcCTTTGGTGAAATCACTCTTATAAATACATAATACAGTGATCAAAGTTAAGCGAAAGTGTATCGTAGAGTGTTTCAGAGAATTGAAATTAATGATGATAGTAATGAATCATAAGCAGGAGAATGCGTTAAGTAccaaaaaatcaattggTGAAAAGATCGAAAATAGTAATGTCTTGAGTTAATGCTGCAATATGCAGGctaatgcaaaaaaaaaagtctGGGAGCAGAGAAACTAATTTTTGTAAACGGCCTCGACTTGGTCTTTTACTGCTTCTAAGATTTCCTTtctcttcaatttttgtGCAGAAGTAACGTAACCATTTTGTGGAGTCCATTCGTCATCGAAAAACACAATACCTTGCAATAGTTCAATACCGTTCAGACCTTGGCTCTTACCGGTAGCTAGCATATCCTTCAATACAGCTGCAGCCAATTTCTTGTCATGTAAAACAGAGTCAATGGTCTCTTCTCCAGTTAGTAGACCCAATGAATTAGCTAAGGCTTCCAAAGGCTTCATGTTACCAACAACAATACCTACTGGTTTGACCTTAGTTTGATCGGCGTATACACAAATGTTTTGAACATACTTGTTGGATCTGTAGAGAGATTCTAGCTTTTCCAAAGCAATATATTCACCATTTAGGGTCTTCACCAGATTCTTTTTTCTGTCAATGATAATCAATTGGCCGTCTTCATTCCATTCACCAATATCACCAGTACGGAACCAACCGTCTTCAGTCAATGCCTTCTttgtctcttcttcattcttGAAATACTCAGACATAACAGGAGCACCCTTAATCCAGATTTCACCTTGATTGTCCTTTGCCAAGTAGCCCAATTCTGCAGCATCGACTAACTTAACTTGGATAGCACCACTTAGATCACCTGCAATACCGTATTTGAATGCTTTTAAGGAAAGCACTGTTGCATTAGCGACAGTTTCGGTCAAACCGTAACCGATCAACATAGGACATAGGACATTAGTTAAAAATCTTTGGGCATCTTCACTGATTGGAGAACCACCGTTCATGATAATTCTCAGACAACCACCAGTGGCCTCCTTGACTTTTTTGAAAACTAGCTTTGAGATGAGGCCACCACCTGGTAAACCAGCTTCATCTAGCTTAACCTTAGATTTGTAGGCCGTCCAGAAAATCTTTTGAGTGTAGGCTGGTAATTCCCCTAGTTTGGCCAGGATACCCTTTCTGACAGTTTCCCAGACGGCAGCGACACCAACCATAATGGTTGGTTTGAACTCAACCATGTCACCTTGACATCTACGTACAGATAGGTTTGTTAGGGTCTTGACATTGGCGTAACCAAGGATACCATTCCAATAGAATGCAGCTAATTCAAAGGCCAATTCAAATATATGAGCCAATGGCAAGAAAGCGATAATACGGTCGTTTTGGCCAACATCGCCGTAGACATTATGGCAGACACCACCGACACCTGCGACGATGTTTGCATGAGTTAGGACAACACCCTTTGGATCACCTGTAGAACCAGAGGTATACATGATACATGACAGATCTTCTGGTTTAGGTGGGTGTGGTTCAATTTCGTGTTTACTCTTCTTACCTAATCTCAGAAGTTCATCAAAACTGATAATTGTTAGATCTGGTCTTACTTCCTTGATCTTAGCAAGGGCTTCCTTTGCATTTTTGTACAATTTACCGTTTTGTCTGGTGTCCTTAGGATTAATGGTTTCAGAGTGAATCAAGAATTTAAGATCTTTGGCCTCTTTCAATGGGTTAATCAATTTTGTCAGCAAGTCGTTGTCTGTGAAGACTGCGTTTGACTCGGTTTGCAACATTGAGTGGATTAAACCACGTTCACCAAGAGTGTCGTAGGCGGTTACCACTGGGATGTTTTGAGATTGGGCACCCAAGaacatcttcatccatTTATGGGACGTAGAGGCAAAGATGTGCAATTTGTTTTCGCCGTTAGGTTTAATACCAGCTTTAACCATACCACGACCCAAGTTATGCATAATAGAGATAAGCTCTCTGTAAGTGTTGTGACGGTAGGGAGTCATTTCGTAGTACAACCACGTCTTCTCCTGTGGAACATTCTTACCGTCGATCTTCTTGACGATAATCTTCACTTCTTCATGTATCTCAGTGATCTCTCTCCAGCCCATACCTCTACGGTTGCCACCTTTTTGGAAGGATTCTAGAGCCAATTCATACACAGTAGACGCATTAGAGTCCAAAGGTCTAGTCAAGGGCCCATCACGAGCTCTCAGCGCATTAACCCTTGGAGCAGTTTCATGCTCGTTGGCAGCTTTGCCGTATATAGCAGAGACTTGTACCATTTGTatgttttatattttttttgtaagtTTCCTTCTTGCGTTTAGCCTATGTTTTACTTCTTTTAGTCCCAAACTTTAATTTTTAAGGTAGGGTGTCATACCTAAGGAAGAGGAGATGCGTTGCTTATATAGTATGCCCAAACCCATAATGGATGTTGGAGTTGTgaagttttcttttgttacGTTCCAGGGAAGATCTCATGCACCGTGAGtactttttctttgtgtgtgtatgtgtgtgtgtgttgCTGTGTCTAGCTTCTTAGTGAGCTTCTCAGTGTGCTTTCAGGTTCTAACGAAACTCCTGCATTAAGATTAGAGATAAAGAGAAGAGTCAGTCAGAAGCAGAGACAATCCCACAGCAGGTTTCTCAGGGCTTCAGTACGAGTTTAACAGTGTGCTTTCCCTTCTCCAAAGTGGTCCACacaagagagagagagaggaTTTTCTCGTTGGGCGGCAAGATTAGCgtttttttccttctagAAGCATTTCCATTGTGTTGTGCAGCACTTTCTTACTACTTTTGTCCCTTTTTCCCATATTTGGCTTGCTCTTCCTGATTGAATGGTTCCCCTTCTGGCTTGATGGGTGAGTCCGATAGAACTCCTATGCGTGTGTTCCTCTCCTCTCCTCCGCTTCGGCTTCTACTGTTGATGTCCttggtttcttcttcagaataGAGCACAAAAAAACTGCATATAACCAGAGGGCATAACAGCTATAGCACTCAGCAAATCTGTGACGGACGTGGAAGAAGAGGAGAAGGAGTGGGCGCAAGAGTTTCTGTGCTTGCCAGTAAACTCTCACTCTCTGCGGTCCAATCAGAGCCTGGGAAAAACTGGAAAAATTGTTGAGTTTTTGTTTCCAGATCGTCGGTTTCTGAAAACTTCATCGataattcattttcttgTCTCTCTGCGGGCTTGTCTCTGTCGGGTGTGTGTTTTGGCCTTGTGCGAAGACACGGGGATTGTGATGGTATTCCCACACGGACCACCGGTTCTTTCCAGAAATTCTCCCCTATATTGGACCTGTTCTTTGCTTCTGCCTGTGTGCTTTCTGTGGAACTAGTAGAGGCATCTCGGTTGCCTTTTGAGtttcattttttgttgaGTTTTTGACTTGCTGCGGTATTTTAGCGCAGCACAATCTCTATCAAGCGATCCGCATTTTACTAGCAAGACAAAGCAGAAAATTTCCGTGCAGAGAGCTTACGAGAACAAGAGGCCCAATACTGAATTTGCTGTACAACAAATGTATAGCGAGAGACCTTAAGAGGATACAATAACTGTAAAGTAAAATTGGATTTCAAGTTACCAAAGACACTTGTAGTGCGGCACAAAAATATGTTTTGTTACTGTTGCAACCTTAGCGATTCCGGAAATGGGAGTCTGGCACATGTAGTTCGTATCGTGTGTTTTATTTCCAACGTCTGTACACATTGTCACATGTCTATCGTCTGTACTTATCTCCTTGTGATCTTACTTATGTGTGTGGGGAGGGGGGGGAGGGAAGGGAACGGAAGCTTGCAAAACTATCCATTACTAAAAAGTAATGAGAAGTAATTTGGGTATCGTTATGTGGTTGTAGATAGTAACTGGTGGGGGAGACCTTTGTTGCCATAGTCAGATACATATAGAGATAAATAGAGTTAAGTGACAAGATGGGACTGTTTAGTAAAGAACCCAAGATAGAAAATAACCGTGCCAACAGGAAGAAATGCTGGGAGAGCCGAGACAAGTTCTTCAGTTGTCTCGATAAGAACGATATATTAAAACCCAGCGACGGTGTGTCTAAATGCAAAGCTGAGAACCAGCAATACGAGACTGATTGTGTGTCTTCATGGGTTAAATATTTCAACGAGAAGAGGATAGTGGATTTCAAAAGAGAACAGATGTTAAAGCAAGTAGAAGAACAGAACGCAAAACTCTCAAAATGAAGATTCAAGACTAAAGTTTCTGGGGATGGCCCATATTATACACACTAATAATAGATGGCAAGAAACACAAGATGTAGGAAGTTGTTATATGCTATGTCCACCCAGGGCCTGGAACTAAATCAATCATTGACCAAACTGTCTTTGCTTATATATATCAGTGTCTAAATCCAGATGCTATACAAATACCATGTAAATAATGTGCAACGAAATATATTCCAGTACCATTTTAACAGCACGTTGAGATGTCgtaccaaaatattaatagtaTTTCCAGTTGTACACCAATGTGGATGAGCCCTTTGCCCCCCATCACTCTCATAGCACATCCTAGCACTCGCTTAACGTATTATATGTTTAAGTGTTTACATTTCCACGTTAGGTAAAACCAAAACAACGGATACGTCTCCCAGGGTGTcaatcattttatttttttgaatggCCCGTGTGCATGTGATTCTCCGAGGGATGACTTCCCGTGttcccaaaaaaaaaaatagttcTATGGAAACTCGATCGAATTCGGCAAAATAGGGGTACCGATGTACTTGTACGTACATCTCTTTTGTATTCACCGGGGATTATCAAATAGGATAAGTatgaaagtgaaaaagataaaaggGGGGTTGGCcattggaagaagaaaggatGCCATTTCTGTTATGTGCTACCGGCCCCACCCCCCCGGAGAGTTGTACGCATCTATCTTTGTAACGGTGATATAGTTCCATAGTATTTTGGAAGGGTGAGACAATAGGCTTGCGGTAAGATAGAAGTGAATAGGGGATATGAGATTACCTGGTATAATGATTGGACAAGGAAATCCCTATGACGGGCAAGTAGGACAGATTCACTGAAAGTCACAGCAATAAAGGAAGTACACATCTAGAACGTTCTACCGCTGTTATAACTGAACTTTTTCTCCGGGTCCTATGTTATGTGTATCAGCAAGAATTTTTCTACGCCCCTTTTTGTAAAAATTTGGAACAAGATGCATTGCAAAGCCTTTTGATGTTGTCAATCCTTTTAAGGGATACCAACTCCTTTCCTACCGCCACGAATCCCTATTCCCGGATGCTACTCAGAGAACCGAACGGAGTATTCGATCAGAAGAAGGTAAAGGAGTCTAATTATCTGTATAATGCCATAAAGGGAAAGCAAGGGCATAGGGAAGATGGAAATTCCCGCAATCGACTCTTAGGGTCAAGGACTACTTTCGACTTTGGGAGAGTCCAGGGAGTAGAGAACATTAAAGCCGTAACTGGTAAAGCACTTTTTTGACTTTGCCAGTTATTCTGGACAGAAGCCCGGAGTTATTCTCATGTAATACCAGAAACGCAGCAAAATGGTAGTGGTTTGAAAGTTTCTgccaaataaaaaaaaataaggcAGAAATATGGCGGGAaaatctttttgtttttgtttttgtttttgttttgatagTCCATAATTGGTTAATTATGGCAAAATGACTTCAATTGTAGGACAGTTGTTAGTTCAGATGGGAGACTACGTAATGgtatcttttcttctttctctaaAGCCTTAATGATTTTCCCAGACTTGTCTGGGCAAACGCATGAAACAAGTAATTAGCATGCCTTTTGTTCCCCTGTAAATAGATTTCATTTTTGCTAATGGGTGTTGATTTTCAGAGCTTATGAAAGTAGTTTTGTACTCGAATTGAGAATTTGATGGTGCATGAGCactaagaagaaaataaggACAGCCCTGAATAGAAAATCCCTCTTACAAATACAGAATAACAAAGGGGATTTGATGATAATTCCAAATTCAATTGAAGAGAGGAAGAAAGGAATAGAAGCCAATTACGAATTATTTTTATGAATGAAGGGATGCCATCCCatcagaagaaagaaaaccatTTGTAACAGttaaaacagaaaaaaaaaaaatgaaactaaAATCGCAAATAGGAAATATTCTATAAACAGtaccttcttcaagaacatATAAATACAGGACTAATTATCCACCTTTCcgttttcttttcttgctAACTCTACATTccatttattttaattttttactCTTATTCGATCATAACACAACAAGTCAAAAAACTCTCACGAGCTAATAACAGACAAATACAAATCTTCAGCTTTATCATTAagtcaaataaataatggTTGATATCTTTACGGACGTCATACAGAACAAGGGCGGTAACAGGGCCATCAGCGTCAACCCACCTCACGACCTAGATTTCCACATCACTAAGCGTGGTTCTGATTGGTTATGGGCTGTGTTCGCATGCTTCGGTCTGTTGATGGTCGTTTACATCTTTTTATTCTTCATTGCTGAATTGAAGGGTTCCCGTATCACCCGTTACGCTATCGCTCCTGCCTTCTTAATCGCCATGTTCGAGTTTTTCGGCTACTTCACATACGCTTCTAATTTGGGTTGGACTGGTGTACAAGCAGAATTCAACCACGTTACTGTCGACACTCCAGTCACTGGTTTGGTACCAGGTGTGAGACAGATATTCTACTCCAAATTCTGTGCTTGGTTCCTATCATGGCCATGTCTATTGTTCTTGATTGAACTGGCCGGTATCGGTACTACTTTGAACCCAGGTGAGGAGATCTCTGCTTTGGATTTGATCCACTCCCTATTGGTTCAAATGACTGGTACTTTGTACTGGGTCGTCGCTTTGCTGGTTGGTGCTTTGATCCACTCTACTTACAAATGGGGTTACTTCACCTTTGGTGCTGCCGCCATGCTTGTCGTGCAAGGTATCCAAGTCAGAAGACAATTCTTTGTCTTGAAGACTAGAGGTTTCACTGCTTGTCTATTGATCTTGTCCATGTTGATCGTTTGGGCTTACTTCATCTGTTGGGGTGTGTCTGAAGGTGGTAACAAGATTCAACCAGACTCCGAAGCTATCTTTTACGGTATCTTGGACTTGTGTATCTTTGGTATCTTGCCAGCTTACCTAGTTTTCATTACGAACCACTACGGTCTATGGCCAAGCTTTAAGCTAACCAAATCTGGGGAACAAGAAATGTACCCAGAAAAGGTTGAAGACCCTGAATCTGTGAGAGCTTCTGGTGAAACTGCTATCTGATCAAAATCGTGTCAATCGTTAGATAGTTTATTCCTTTCAGTTTAGTGGATTATCGATATGATAATTCTCGATACAAGCTAAAGGATGAAATTCAAGAAAGGTCAATGTTAAGGGCCTATAATTTTTAATCAACTTTTTATAATCAGTGgtttatatattcttttgtttctttttagaACACTTAATgcttaatttttttcctaATGTTTCCTGCTATTGAAAAATACCTCCAAATTATCATAGACAATTCTAATCATACAGAATTTGAGACTTAGAACTATAATGTTGTAATTGTCGAGAGCATTTATAAGAAATTGGTATCTGCTACTTTACAACTGTTAAGGTCCTCAGGACTTGTTAATTAATGTGTATGGAAATATTTACTTCACTTGTATTTCACATCCAATAATTAAATGTAATTGTTAATATGTTCCTTCAATAACTAGTAGAATAATGCAACTCAATTCAAGGACTCACATAAAGTATTATGCGCCTTTTTAGTCCTCGGTGCGAAATCATTGCATAATATGCTCTAAATAGTAG includes:
- the HSP30 gene encoding Hsp30p (CAGL0K07337g~Has domain(s) with predicted ion channel activity, role in ion transport and membrane localization) — protein: MVDIFTDVIQNKGGNRAISVNPPHDLDFHITKRGSDWLWAVFACFGLLMVVYIFLFFIAELKGSRITRYAIAPAFLIAMFEFFGYFTYASNLGWTGVQAEFNHVTVDTPVTGLVPGVRQIFYSKFCAWFLSWPCLLFLIELAGIGTTLNPGEEISALDLIHSLLVQMTGTLYWVVALLVGALIHSTYKWGYFTFGAAAMLVVQGIQVRRQFFVLKTRGFTACLLILSMLIVWAYFICWGVSEGGNKIQPDSEAIFYGILDLCIFGILPAYLVFITNHYGLWPSFKLTKSGEQEMYPEKVEDPESVRASGETAI
- the FAA4 gene encoding long-chain fatty acid-CoA ligase FAA4 (CAGL0K07293g~Ortholog(s) have long-chain fatty acid-CoA ligase activity and role in long-chain fatty acid import, long-chain fatty-acyl-CoA metabolic process, sphingoid long-chain base transport), whose product is MVQVSAIYGKAANEHETAPRVNALRARDGPLTRPLDSNASTVYELALESFQKGGNRRGMGWREITEIHEEVKIIVKKIDGKNVPQEKTWLYYEMTPYRHNTYRELISIMHNLGRGMVKAGIKPNGENKLHIFASTSHKWMKMFLGAQSQNIPVVTAYDTLGERGLIHSMLQTESNAVFTDNDLLTKLINPLKEAKDLKFLIHSETINPKDTRQNGKLYKNAKEALAKIKEVRPDLTIISFDELLRLGKKSKHEIEPHPPKPEDLSCIMYTSGSTGDPKGVVLTHANIVAGVGGVCHNVYGDVGQNDRIIAFLPLAHIFELAFELAAFYWNGILGYANVKTLTNLSVRRCQGDMVEFKPTIMVGVAAVWETVRKGILAKLGELPAYTQKIFWTAYKSKVKLDEAGLPGGGLISKLVFKKVKEATGGCLRIIMNGGSPISEDAQRFLTNVLCPMLIGYGLTETVANATVLSLKAFKYGIAGDLSGAIQVKLVDAAELGYLAKDNQGEIWIKGAPVMSEYFKNEEETKKALTEDGWFRTGDIGEWNEDGQLIIIDRKKNLVKTLNGEYIALEKLESLYRSNKYVQNICVYADQTKVKPVGIVVGNMKPLEALANSLGLLTGEETIDSVLHDKKLAAAVLKDMLATGKSQGLNGIELLQGIVFFDDEWTPQNGYVTSAQKLKRKEILEAVKDQVEAVYKN
- the COA6 gene encoding Coa6p (CAGL0K07315g~Ortholog(s) have role in cellular copper ion homeostasis, mitochondrial respiratory chain complex IV assembly and mitochondrial intermembrane space, nucleus localization), which produces MGLFSKEPKIENNRANRKKCWESRDKFFSCLDKNDILKPSDGVSKCKAENQQYETDCVSSWVKYFNEKRIVDFKREQMLKQVEEQNAKLSK